A genomic stretch from Setaria italica strain Yugu1 chromosome VII, Setaria_italica_v2.0, whole genome shotgun sequence includes:
- the LOC101755498 gene encoding exocyst complex component EXO70A1-like has translation MEHTGPGMPEGIEELSRQASALRDALERSEENTQSMVAAIGSFDLRVSAIEASIRPVQVRTQAITMAHENIDRTIENAEAILAQFDIVRRAEAVILRGPREKLGTFLEAVDLLKGVVHFFSSNKNFKCCEGVLNQVDSLLTNSALKIEEEFRQLMDTYSKPIEPDRLFNCLPKHQLASKGDSEAVGEQPSKSFETALKNPTIIPSGILLLLHDIARQLVQDGNQQSCYRIYRDARGSALELSLRKLGIEKLSKGDIQRMQWAALKVDIGNWTHLMQIAVKVLLPGERKNCDQIFDGITFNKDQCFVELAGSSVMTLLSFGDTIAKSKRSHGNLFVLLEMYGVMHELQSEVEVVFQGKFCSEMRDAALNLTKSLAQAAQETLVDFEEAVEKDSSKTIMQNGAVHPFTIEVINYVKPLFDYQSTLKILFQQSETSGGAESYLAGVIVKIMQALQNNLNGKSKQYKDPALSHIFLMNNLHCMVMSVRRSQSKDILGGDWIQRHRKIVQQNANQYKRVAWARILQTLSVQATGGIGSSAPSDVSSSGVSRSMIKERFNSFNMQFEELHAKQSQWTIPDHELRDNLRLAIAEVLLPAYRSFINRFGSLVQRGKNPHKHIKHSPEALDQLLGQFFQGQQVDEQKQ, from the exons ATGGAGCACACGGGGCCGGGGATGccggaggggatcgaggagctGTCGCGGCAGGCAAGCGCTCTGCGGGACGCGCTGGAGCGGAGCGAGGAGAACACGCAGAGCATGGTCGCCGCTATCGGCTCCTTCGACCTCCGCGTCTCCGCGATCGAGGCCTCCATCCGCCCCGTCCAG GTGAGGACGCAGGCCATCACGATGGCGCATGAGAACATCGACAGGACCATCGAGAACGCCGAGGCAATCCTCGCACAGTTCGACATCGTCCGCCGG GCTGAAGCTGTGATATTGAGGGGCCCACGTGAGAAGTTGGGGACCTTCTTGGAAGCTGTGGATCTACTGAAAGGCGTTGTCCACTTCTTTTCCTCGAACAAGAACTTTAAGTGCTGTGAAGGGGTTCTGAATCAAGTTGACAGCCTCCTAACCAATTCTGCCCTGAAGATTGAGGAGGAATTCAGGCAGTTAATGGATACATACAG CAAACCTATTGAGCCCGATCGTCTATTCAATTGCCTTCCAAAGCATCAGCTGGCATCAAAAGGCGACTCCGAAGCAGTTGGAGAGCAGCCATCCAAAAGCTTTGAAACTGCTCTTaa GAATCCAACAATAATTCCTTCAGGAATATTACTGCTTCTGCATGATATAGCTCGTCAGTTGGTTCAGGATGGAAATCAGCAGTCATGCTATAGAATTTACAG AGATGCTCGTGGGTCAGCATTAGAACTGAGCCTTCGGAAACTGGGTATAGAAAAGCTAAGTAAAGGTGACATACAAAGGATGCAGTGGGCAGCCTTAAAGGTGGATATTGGCAACTGGACTCATTTGATGCAAATTGCG GTTAAAGTATTACTTCctggagaaagaaaaaattGTGATCAGATTTTTGATGGTATCACTTTCAACAAGGATCAATGTTTTGTTGAACTGGCAGGAAGCAGTGTTATGACTCTTCTCAGCTTTGGTGATACTATTGCTAAAAGTAAAAGGTCTCATGGAAATTTGTTTGTACTGCTAGAGATGTATGGAGTAATGCATGAACTTCAATCTGAG GTTGAAGTAGTTTTTCAAGGAAAGTTTTGCTCTGAGATGCGGGATGCTGCATTGAACCTGACTAAGAGCTTGGCACAGGCTGCACAGGAAACTTTGGTTGATTTTGAGGAGGCAGTTGAAAAGGATAGTTCAAAGACTATCATGCAGAATGGAGCTGTCCATCCTTTTACAATCGAAGTGATTAATTATGTTAAACCCCTATTTGA CTACCAATCTACACTGAAAATACTATTTCAGCAATCTGAAACTAGCGGTGGGGCTGAATCTTACCTTGCAGGTGTTATCGTGAAGATAATGCAGGCCCTTCAGAATAACTTGAATGGGAAATCTAAGCAGTACAAGGACCCCGCATTGTCTCACATATTTCTTATGAACAACCTTCACTGTATGGTTATGTCTGTTCGCAG ATCTCAATCCAAGGATATACTTGGTGGTGACTGGATTCAGAGGCACCGTAAGATTGTACAACAAAATGCCAATCAGTACAAGAGGGTAGCATGGGCAAGG ATCCTTCAGACACTATCAGTTCAAGCTACAGGTGGCATTGGTTCGTCAGCACCATCTGATGTTAGCAGCAGTGGTGTTTCAAGAAGTATGATCAAAGAACG GTTCAATTCCTTCAATATGCAATTTGAAGAGCTTCATGCAAAGCAATCTCAATGGACTATACCTGATCATGAATTGCGAGATAATCTGAGGCTTGCCATAGCTGAAGTTCTCTTGCCTGCATATAGGTCTTTCATTAACCGTTTTGG GAGTCTTGTTCAACGTGGGAAGAACCCACATAAGCACATCAAACACTCACCAGAAGCTTTGGACCAGTTGTTGGGTCAGTTCTTCCAAGGACAGCAAGTTGATGAACAAAAGCAGTAA
- the LOC101786529 gene encoding NDR1/HIN1-like protein 1 translates to MSKDCGNHGDDDLRRSCRRLLAILLFLAFLVAIIALIVYLVLRPTHPRFFLQDASLRQLDLSNGSSNVLSTTLQVTVASRNPNDRVGVYYDRLDVYASYKYQQITVAASLPPVYQGHGDVDVWSPVLAGPSVPFAPYLADALSQDCQAGYLILQVKIDGRVRWKVGSWISGHYHLFVTCPAFLVTNGGNGAPGASGFKFQTTTTCHVEV, encoded by the coding sequence ATGAGCAAGGACTGCGGCAaccacggcgacgacgacctccGGCGCTCGTGCCGGCGCCTCCTGGCCATCCTCCTGTTCCTGGCCTTCCTCGTCGCCATCATCGCGCTCATCGTCTACCTGGTGCTCCGCCCCACGCACCCGCGCTTCTTCCTGCAGGACGCGTCCCTCCGGCAGCTCGACCTCTCCAACGGCTCCTCCAACGTCCTCTCCACCACGCTCCAGGTGACCGTCGCCTCCCGCAACCCCAACGACCGCGTCGGCGTCTACTACGACCGCCTCGACGTCTACGCCTCCTACAAGTACCAGCAGATCACCGTCGCCGCATCGCTCCCGCCAGTCTACCAGGGCCACGGCGACGTCGACGTCTGGTCCCCGGTCCTCGCGGGGCCCAGCGTCCCCTTCGCGCCCTACCTCGCCGACGCGCTCAGCCAGGACTGCCAGGCGGGGTACCTCATCCTCCAGGTCAAGATCGACGGCCGCGTCAGGTGGAAGGTCGGCAGCTGGATCTCGGGACACTACCACCTCTTCGTCACATGCCCGGCCTTCCTCGTCACCAACGGCGGCAACGGCGCGCCGGGGGCCAGCGGATTTAAGTTCCAGACCACCACCACATGCCACGTCGAGGTCTAG